In Psychrobacter sp. JCM 18902, a single window of DNA contains:
- a CDS encoding glutathione S-transferase family protein, producing the protein MIRLHHLNQSRSLRILWLLEELGVPYEIISHQRDPNTHLAPDSLKAVHPLGKSPVIEMDGQLYAESGAITELLIERFAPERLRPTTDSADYGHYLQWINFAESSLMLPLLLELFTKKAGIVDNEFLDGYISQEKHRLLSYLNEEVADKPFIVGHKLSGADFMLSFDLIMLAKREALDDYPHIKQYALQLASLDSYQRSMRLEANYDHSI; encoded by the coding sequence ATGATTCGCTTACATCATCTCAACCAGTCTCGCTCATTACGTATTTTATGGCTTTTAGAAGAGCTGGGCGTGCCTTATGAGATCATTAGTCATCAACGCGATCCTAATACTCACTTGGCACCAGACAGTTTAAAGGCGGTACATCCACTCGGTAAATCTCCGGTTATCGAGATGGATGGTCAACTTTATGCCGAGTCGGGTGCAATCACTGAGTTATTGATTGAGCGATTTGCGCCAGAGCGCTTACGTCCTACGACTGATAGCGCAGACTATGGACATTATCTGCAATGGATTAACTTTGCTGAAAGCTCGCTCATGTTGCCGTTATTACTGGAGCTATTTACCAAAAAAGCCGGTATCGTCGATAACGAGTTTTTAGATGGTTATATCAGTCAAGAAAAACACAGACTGTTGAGCTATCTAAACGAGGAAGTTGCAGATAAGCCATTTATCGTTGGTCATAAGCTAAGCGGCGCTGACTTTATGCTGTCTTTTGACTTAATCATGCTGGCTAAGCGTGAAGCGTTAGATGATTATCCACATATTAAGCAGTATGCTTTACAACTTGCCAGTCTTGATAGTTATCAGCGCAGCATGCGTTTAGAGGCGAATTATGATCACTCTATTTAG
- a CDS encoding NADP-dependent oxidoreductase has translation MSFDKQQNQKTNRQIKLASRPTGEPKAENFDMVTSDIPSPNNNEMLLRTVYLSLDPYMRGRMSDARSYADPLEVGDVMMGGTVAQVVESNIDKFAVGDLVVSNSGWQDYSVSDGEGVLKLDKNMSNPSYGLGVLGMPGFTGYMGLTDIGKPQKGETLVVAAATGPVGATVGQVGNQYGLRTVGVAGGKEKCDFAVNELGFDVCIDHKADDFAEQLKAACPDGIDIYYENVGGKVFDAVMPLLNAHARIPVCGLVSQYNATELPDGKDRLGVLMGNILSRRLTIKGFIIFEEYGDHFPEFLKTMSKWVESGDVKTKEYIAEGLDDAPNAFVRMLNGDNFGKTVVKVSEVE, from the coding sequence ATGAGCTTTGATAAACAACAAAATCAAAAAACAAATCGTCAAATCAAATTGGCAAGCCGTCCAACAGGTGAGCCAAAAGCTGAAAACTTTGATATGGTAACCAGCGATATCCCATCGCCAAATAACAATGAAATGCTGCTGCGTACCGTTTACTTATCCTTAGATCCATACATGCGTGGACGTATGAGCGATGCAAGAAGCTATGCTGATCCGCTAGAAGTGGGTGATGTCATGATGGGTGGAACGGTTGCCCAAGTCGTTGAATCCAATATTGACAAATTTGCTGTTGGTGACTTAGTGGTCTCAAACTCAGGCTGGCAAGACTATAGCGTCAGTGATGGCGAAGGCGTCTTAAAGCTTGACAAAAACATGTCAAATCCTTCTTATGGTTTAGGTGTATTAGGTATGCCCGGCTTTACCGGTTACATGGGTTTGACCGACATCGGTAAGCCGCAAAAAGGGGAAACTTTGGTCGTCGCTGCTGCAACGGGTCCCGTTGGTGCAACGGTAGGTCAAGTTGGCAACCAGTATGGCTTACGTACCGTTGGTGTGGCTGGTGGCAAAGAAAAATGTGACTTTGCTGTCAATGAGCTAGGCTTTGATGTCTGTATTGACCATAAAGCGGATGACTTTGCCGAGCAATTAAAAGCGGCGTGCCCAGATGGCATCGATATCTATTACGAAAACGTCGGTGGCAAAGTATTTGATGCCGTTATGCCATTATTAAATGCGCATGCACGCATCCCAGTCTGTGGTCTAGTCTCGCAATACAACGCCACCGAGCTGCCTGATGGTAAAGATCGTTTAGGCGTATTAATGGGCAACATTCTAAGCCGTCGTCTCACCATTAAAGGGTTCATTATTTTTGAAGAATATGGCGATCACTTCCCAGAATTTTTAAAAACCATGAGTAAATGGGTCGAGTCAGGCGATGTTAAAACCAAAGAATATATCGCTGAAGGCTTAGACGATGCACCAAATGCCTTTGTTCGCATGCTAAATGGCGATAACTTTGGTAAAACAGTGGTTAAAGTTTCTGAGGTTGAATAA
- a CDS encoding type 1 glutamine amidotransferase domain-containing protein, whose amino-acid sequence MNILMVLTSHDKLGDTGKKTGFWLEEFAAPYYAFIDAGVNVTLASPAGGQPPLDPSSDTEDTQTKDTKRFKEDSDAQKHLANTEKLADMNAEDFDSVFYPGGHGPLWDLAVDKNSINLIETFVKQDKPVAFVCHSPAALKNVKIDGEYLVKGKTVTGFTNSEEDAVGLTDVVPFLVEDALKANGGNYEKAADWESFVVEDGLLITGQNPASSEEAAKRLITKLKG is encoded by the coding sequence ATGAATATTTTAATGGTACTAACCTCACATGATAAGTTGGGCGATACTGGCAAAAAAACGGGCTTTTGGCTAGAAGAATTTGCCGCGCCTTATTATGCTTTTATCGATGCAGGCGTCAATGTGACACTTGCTTCTCCTGCTGGCGGGCAGCCACCGCTTGATCCGAGCAGCGATACTGAAGACACGCAAACGAAAGATACCAAGCGCTTTAAAGAAGACAGCGATGCTCAAAAGCATCTTGCCAATACTGAAAAACTCGCTGATATGAACGCTGAAGATTTTGATTCAGTCTTTTATCCAGGCGGTCATGGTCCACTATGGGACTTGGCAGTTGATAAAAATTCGATCAATTTGATTGAGACGTTTGTCAAACAAGACAAACCTGTCGCCTTTGTTTGTCATTCTCCAGCCGCTCTTAAAAATGTCAAAATTGACGGTGAGTATTTAGTCAAAGGCAAAACAGTGACTGGCTTTACCAATTCAGAAGAAGACGCCGTTGGTCTAACAGATGTCGTGCCATTCTTAGTAGAAGATGCACTAAAAGCCAATGGTGGTAACTATGAAAAAGCCGCTGATTGGGAATCATTTGTGGTCGAAGATGGCTTGCTGATTACTGGACAAAACCCAGCGTCATCAGAGGAAGCTGCCAAGCGCTTAATCACTAAGCTGAAAGGTTAA